The DNA segment AATTTTATTAATTCACTAATACCTGTTATTCAGGGCAATTTTTGTGTGGTGCACAGTGAACTGGATAACAAAGAATGATGGTGGTATCTCTTCAGtatgaaaatttaaatatagTTTAATCAAGTCTCATGCACTGAGCTCTTACATTTTATTCTTATCTTGATTTGCTGTCTGGTAAGATGATTTAATGACTGTCTATCGCTTAGTGTCTTATGGAAAGAGAGGTATTTAATAAATGACATTAGAATTGATTAGCTAGGGCAGGGGTCCTtgaactttttaaacaggggccagtgcgcggatgcagtggcaggcagccatctgcggctgcttggttttcccccccaacccccggcggggggtggcggggggttctgtaaataccgggggctggattgaggaccctggggggccgtatccggcctgcaggctgtagtttgaggactcctgaGCTAGGGGATAGTATAATCAAGAGATATGTGCTTCACTAgaattttttctccattaaaacCCCTGTGAAGAACTACTAGGGGAAGTTTGTAATGTATGTTcgctttcatttctttgtcaGATCATTTCATAAAAGAATgaattctttctgaaaataactcTGATGCCTTGTAAGTCTAAAAAGAATACTCGTGAAACCTCCAAGAaaacttttcatgtttttgtgctggttttatttttatgcgACAAACATTTAGCTGAAACATTAGGAATGTTTCAGTTTCAGTTGGGCAGCTTGCTTAGAAATAGATGATCTGTGTGTATCTTTAAAAAGTGTGCTTCTAACTTGCTCTGGTTGCCTTGAACATTCATCTGCTGCCTTCCAGTTTTAACACACTTTGAAAGTTTATATTTCTTATCGCTTTCAGTGTCCAAAGGTGGTGCTAAAATGTTCCAGTGTTAGGTGCTGGAGCCTGAGCCAAAAGGGTGCCTGCGGAGACACGGGTGGAAAGCCAGGACCGGGTTACGTGATGTAGAATGTGTGTGCTAGCAGAGATCCTCCTGCCTTCTTAGCTCTGCACTGTCTCCATGTGCTTGGGTGCCACAGCAAGTGTCTGCCACAGTGTTTGATCGGTGTAAGTCTGTTGCCTCTTGGGCATCACCTGCCCTGGGAGGGTGAAGCCAGAGCCAAGAAGATGGAACAGGGAAGCCTCAATGGGCTGTCTGCTTCTCAGTGCCCTCTCCCTCCTTAAGATCACTCCCCTTTGCCCATGCAGACACAGGGGAAAGGGATTTTCAGTTTGAGCAGACCAAGGCAGACCAACAAAGAGCTGTTGCTGAGATAGCCTGTGGTGTACTTCCACGTATGTCAGGTCCATGGAGCTCACTATACTCCAGGCAGTTTGCAGTAAGTGATTAAGTAGAGGTGTGATTTTCACTGCCAGCTGTTGTGGGCAGACCTGTCTTTGGGAGGGACTTGCACTTGGACAAGGAAGCATTTCTGCGGTCATAAAGTGAATGCCTACATTTCCCTCACCTATAGTATTGTCTTTAACTAGTATTAATTGGAAGTGGCAAAAGTTCTGACAATTGTGGGTGTTTTATGACTTTCAAGATAAGACTTTAATATTCAGTTAACCTTCATTTTTGCTCAGTTCTgttaagcctttttttccctactagcactttttttttttaaaaaaaaatataaaccccaaacattttGCTAAAGACagttttttaaagagaaaaagaatccTATATTCTGAGTGTGAGTTTTCTGGCACCGTGGTATACATTAGAAGGGGCCCAGACCTGCATGCAGTAAAAACAGATGGCTGCATTTACTCTTGTGCTGTTGCTGTGTGAGTTAAAATCATAGGGAAATTTGTGATCGAAAATTTGTTTCTGTGATAGGATATTTCTTTCTGAGATCTGGCTAGAATAAGCTACAACAatagaggaaaaatactgtcGTAGCTAATGCTGGTTTCTCTCTGTACTTCTGTTTCACTGCCATCCATTCACCCTATTTGTAACATATGTTTAGGGCTTGAATATCCAAAACAGTGGGTTGCATTCTGTGTGTACTTTTGTGAAGTTATGTGAAtagagtctttttttttttcctgtcccatTTGTTTAATTACATGTTATTATGTATATATAGAAtctcttggggaaaaaaaacctaaaaccaaaAGACAAATTTCTTCTGGATGTGGCTTCACACAGGCCTGTCTGTGCCAATGAAGTGGCCAGTGGAAAGAAGAGCAAGCTGTTGTGATTCATGTACACACAAAGACAAACAGATTAAAcccatttatttatatttatgttttatttacacTTATATTTGcctacagtattttttaaactttaaaaaaagttacacagGAGCCAACATAAGCATCTAAAGACATTGTTTGGATATCCTGCTTAGGCATTTGCCTCTGAAATTCCCGAATTCATTCATTCCTCTAAGCTGGGAGGAGGTAGTTGGGAAGTAGTTGTTTCCAGTCATCTGATTTATAAAGCCACTAGCTATTACAGACTTTTTGAGTAGTGTGATGGTTCAAATCAGTGACTTCTGGCACAAAGAAGTATTTAAATTGCAGTCCTAGGGAACATTCAGATCTGTTAAAattgttgttgtgttttggggctggttgtttctttgtttgtttggggttttttgtttatttttttgctttgtttagcCTTCCTATCTCTGTTTGCAGGTAACATCATGGTGCTATGGTCAACTTGCAGAACATCGGTACTTAAATCTGTAACAAACCGATTCATTAAGAATTTGGCCTGCTCGGGGATCTGTGCCAGCCTAGTCTGTGTGCCTTTTGACATTGCTCTTAGTGCCAGTccacactgctgctggtggATCTATACGATGCTGTTCTGCAGAATTGCCAAGTTCCTGCACAAAGTCTTCTGCTCAGTGACCATCCTTAGTTTTCCAGCCATTGCTCTTGACAGGTAAGAGAGCAAATGTGCCTATATCcctggtttttctttcttctttctccctttgaAACCGTTTTCTCCCTTTCATATTGGTCTTGCtcttgttccagtgctctgctcACAATGTACAGCTTCTTTCTAGAATTTATTGGGATTTATATTCTTCTCTAACAttaaaagcctttatttttcagtttactcTGGTATCTCTGGACATTTAAAGGACTTTGAGTCAATAGATCTGTCTTCAGAGAagtttttgtcctttctttcttcccattAGTAATTTTTGTTGAGTAATGGAATTTGAAAGCAGACAACTTTAGACTACAGACAAGGTGCGCTTTTTTAACTGTGGAAGTTTAACTGTGGAAGCCATTGCCTGTTAGAAGAATTTACCAATGCCTGAGGTAGATTGTCTGTCAGTTTCAAATTTCAAATGtagatttgtttaaaaaaaccccaaacaatatTAATACAGCCAGAATGAATTCAGAGAGGTTTTGTACATAGATAAGTCTAAACCAAAAGTGGCCCTTTGGACTGTCTTAAGTTTTTGGATTCCATTAATTTTGCTTATTGTCATTAGTGGTCACTGATCCCACCTAAATGCACAGCTCTATCATCTGGACAGTAACAAAGTCAGATCTTTTTAGAGAAGTGTACATACTGGTTTAATACAGTAAAACAGTGGATTTATACAAGTTAGATAAAATTGTTAGTCTGTTATTGTGTCTCACCACAGAATAATTATCTCTACAAAAAGAAACTGTATACCTAATAAAGTGATATGTCCCTTACTTTAGTGTTAACGTCTCGATAAATGCAGTATCACCATCTGTAATGCATGCCAGTGTTGCTGCTGGAACAGCATATAATTTCCCCTTCACCAGTAAAATTTGTGATTTTCCTCACAAAAAGTGCAAATGGTTACTGATAATAATGATAAGTGTAAAAGGATAGGTCTCTCGTGAAAATTCGGTGAGCTTAAGTCTATACTAGTAAGCAGACAATGAATCAGTGCCTGAAATTTGAAGTGCATGTCAGagatgcacttttttttttggtgctcaCAGAATGTTCAGTGTTTGACTACTCTTTTGCTTAGGGCCCTGCCAACCAGAACttgtacaaaacaaaaccccattgTACTTCCAGTAGATGCATACATGTAATTTGTGACCAACAGCTTTTTCCAAAtatccagagaaaaaaaatctatcataaagcagcttttcaaattAACTATGGGTCTGGCCTTTCAATGTGACATACCTATACCTCCATCATGTTTTGTGAAATGTTGTGCTGTGTGCAGTATACTGTCCAGTTTACAAGAAAATGATGAAATCTTCAAAATAGTGTTCATACACATCAGCCAAAGTGATATAGTCCCAATTACTGAAAGAATTGTTCACCACTAATAATATGATCCTGAAGTTTGAATAGTCAGCTTTTTTTCTACAGACAGACCTGCAAAGGCAGGCcgttgggtggggttttttctctcatAAGCAGGTAGTCATTTGGCAACCCAGTTAGAAATTTGGGGCGTTATGCTCAGACAGCTCCTGAGAGGCTTCTCATAAGCAGTATGCTCATTGTAGACTTCACCCTTTGCATTGTATCAGTTGcaattttgtaatattttttttttttttgacaggtACTATTCTGTTTTGTAccctctggaaagaaaaatatctgatgCAAAATCCCGAGACCTAGTTATCTATATCTGGGCCCACGCAATAGTGGCCAGCATTCCAGTATTTGCTGTGACCAATGTTTCTGATATTTATGCCATGTCCACATGTTCTGAATCCTGGAGTTACTCCCTTGGCCACCTGATATACGTCATTATCTATAACATCACCACTGTGATTGTACCAGTGGCTGTGGTATTCCTCTTTATGATCCTTATTCGCAGGGCACTGAGTGCcagccagaagaaaaaggtCATCATAGCTGCATTAAGGACCCCTCAGAATACAATTTCTATTCCTTATGCCTCCCAGCGAGAAGCTGAGCTTCATGCCATGCTGCTTTCCATGGTtatgatatttattttctgcagtgttcCCTATGTGACTTTGGTGATTTATCGCACCATACTCaatatttcagatatttcagtCTTCTTGCTTCTCACTGCCATTTGGTTGCCCAAGGTCTCTTTGCTGGCCAatcctttgttatttttaactgttaacaAATCGGTACGGAAGTGCTTAGTGGGGACAATAGTACAGCTGCAC comes from the Falco cherrug isolate bFalChe1 chromosome 7, bFalChe1.pri, whole genome shotgun sequence genome and includes:
- the GPR176 gene encoding G-protein coupled receptor 176 isoform X2 → MDLTYSNIMVLWSTCRTSVLKSVTNRFIKNLACSGICASLVCVPFDIALSASPHCCWWIYTMLFCRIAKFLHKVFCSVTILSFPAIALDRYYSVLYPLERKISDAKSRDLVIYIWAHAIVASIPVFAVTNVSDIYAMSTCSESWSYSLGHLIYVIIYNITTVIVPVAVVFLFMILIRRALSASQKKKVIIAALRTPQNTISIPYASQREAELHAMLLSMVMIFIFCSVPYVTLVIYRTILNISDISVFLLLTAIWLPKVSLLANPLLFLTVNKSVRKCLVGTIVQLHRRYSRRNIVNSGGVTDTNLEPSVRSGSQLLEMFHIGQQQIFKPMEDEENETKSIGSGDFQRKEIPTTSLEVGETLVHKFIPQMTADSTAQVVPVVPTEADMLNDKYSMQFGFGPFELPPQWLSENRNSKKRLLPPLGNTPEELIQTKQPKCKAERKISRNNKVSIFPKVDS
- the GPR176 gene encoding G-protein coupled receptor 176 isoform X3; this encodes MVLWSTCRTSVLKSVTNRFIKNLACSGICASLVCVPFDIALSASPHCCWWIYTMLFCRIAKFLHKVFCSVTILSFPAIALDRYYSVLYPLERKISDAKSRDLVIYIWAHAIVASIPVFAVTNVSDIYAMSTCSESWSYSLGHLIYVIIYNITTVIVPVAVVFLFMILIRRALSASQKKKVIIAALRTPQNTISIPYASQREAELHAMLLSMVMIFIFCSVPYVTLVIYRTILNISDISVFLLLTAIWLPKVSLLANPLLFLTVNKSVRKCLVGTIVQLHRRYSRRNIVNSGGVTDTNLEPSVRSGSQLLEMFHIGQQQIFKPMEDEENETKSIGSGDFQRKEIPTTSLEVGETLVHKFIPQMTADSTAQVVPVVPTEADMLNDKYSMQFGFGPFELPPQWLSENRNSKKRLLPPLGNTPEELIQTKQPKCKAERKISRNNKVSIFPKVDS
- the GPR176 gene encoding G-protein coupled receptor 176 isoform X1 yields the protein MGYDKSWISRNGSEHAPYQAVTRALELRNTSAGQMVWQGGNGSEAGAVEREEHGEEQTYRLFTTTVQIVIFVGSLLGNIMVLWSTCRTSVLKSVTNRFIKNLACSGICASLVCVPFDIALSASPHCCWWIYTMLFCRIAKFLHKVFCSVTILSFPAIALDRYYSVLYPLERKISDAKSRDLVIYIWAHAIVASIPVFAVTNVSDIYAMSTCSESWSYSLGHLIYVIIYNITTVIVPVAVVFLFMILIRRALSASQKKKVIIAALRTPQNTISIPYASQREAELHAMLLSMVMIFIFCSVPYVTLVIYRTILNISDISVFLLLTAIWLPKVSLLANPLLFLTVNKSVRKCLVGTIVQLHRRYSRRNIVNSGGVTDTNLEPSVRSGSQLLEMFHIGQQQIFKPMEDEENETKSIGSGDFQRKEIPTTSLEVGETLVHKFIPQMTADSTAQVVPVVPTEADMLNDKYSMQFGFGPFELPPQWLSENRNSKKRLLPPLGNTPEELIQTKQPKCKAERKISRNNKVSIFPKVDS